A region from the Halobellus litoreus genome encodes:
- the rpl4p gene encoding 50S ribosomal protein L4: protein MKATIRDLNGDDAGTLDLPEVFETVYRPDLIERAVVAAQANRKQAYGADPYAGLRTPAESFGSGRGMAHVPRENGRARRVPHAIKGRKAHPPKAEKDQGKEINDKERKLAVRSAIAATTDAELARERGHRFDDDVELPLVVSDDFEDLVKTREVVDLLESLGVHADVEHSDENKKVKAGRGKTRGRKYTRPKSILFVTSEEPSKAARNLPGADVVTAANVGAEDLAPGTQAGRLTLFTESAVAEVADR, encoded by the coding sequence ATTCGCGACCTGAACGGCGACGACGCCGGCACGCTCGACCTCCCGGAGGTCTTCGAGACGGTCTACCGTCCGGACCTCATCGAGCGCGCCGTGGTCGCCGCGCAGGCCAATCGAAAACAGGCGTACGGTGCCGACCCCTACGCGGGGCTGCGAACTCCGGCCGAATCGTTCGGCAGCGGCCGCGGGATGGCGCACGTCCCACGCGAGAACGGGCGCGCCCGACGCGTTCCGCACGCGATCAAGGGCCGGAAGGCGCACCCGCCGAAGGCGGAGAAAGACCAGGGCAAGGAGATCAACGACAAGGAGCGGAAACTCGCCGTGCGCTCGGCGATCGCCGCCACCACCGACGCGGAACTCGCCCGCGAGCGCGGTCATCGGTTCGACGACGACGTCGAACTGCCGCTCGTCGTCTCCGACGACTTCGAGGACCTCGTGAAGACCCGCGAGGTCGTCGACCTGCTCGAATCGCTCGGCGTCCACGCCGACGTCGAGCACTCCGACGAGAACAAGAAGGTGAAGGCCGGCCGCGGGAAGACCCGCGGACGGAAGTACACGCGGCCGAAGTCGATCCTCTTCGTCACGAGCGAGGAGCCCTCGAAGGCGGCGCGGAACCTTCCCGGTGCCGACGTGGTCACTGCGGCCAACGTGGGCGCAGAGGACCTCGCCCCCGGCACGCAGGCCGGTCGGCTCACGCTGTTCACCGAGAGCGCGGTCGCGGAGGTGGCCGACCGATGA
- a CDS encoding 50S ribosomal protein L23 — translation MSSLIEHPLVTEKAMDEMDYSNKLQFIVDLDATKAEIQDEIESRYEVSVVNVNTQVTPRAEKKATVRLHEDDDAQEVASRIGVF, via the coding sequence ATGAGTTCGCTCATCGAGCACCCGCTCGTCACCGAGAAGGCGATGGACGAGATGGACTACAGTAACAAGCTCCAGTTCATCGTCGACCTCGACGCCACGAAGGCGGAGATCCAAGACGAGATCGAATCTCGCTACGAGGTGTCGGTCGTGAACGTGAACACGCAGGTGACACCGAGAGCGGAGAAGAAGGCGACCGTCCGACTCCACGAGGACGACGACGCGCAGGAAGTCGCTTCGCGGATCGGGGTGTTCTGA
- a CDS encoding 50S ribosomal protein L2: MGRRIQGQRRGRGTSTFRAPSHRYKAELSHKKDESSDTISGTVVDIEHDPARSAPVVAVEFEDGDQRLVLAPEGVAVGDTIQVGVSAEIKPGNTLPLSEIPEGVPVCNVERQPGDGGKFARASGTSAQLMTHDRHVAVVKLPSGEVKRLNPQCRATVGVVAGGGRTEKPFVKAGKKHHKMKARGIKWPRVRGVAMNAVDHPFGGGGRQHPGQPKSVSRDAPPGRKVGDIASKRTGRGGKGGKDN, from the coding sequence ATGGGACGACGAATTCAGGGCCAGCGTCGCGGGCGCGGCACGTCCACGTTCCGGGCGCCGTCGCACCGCTACAAGGCCGAGCTCTCGCACAAGAAGGACGAATCGAGCGACACCATCTCCGGGACGGTCGTCGACATCGAGCACGACCCCGCCCGCAGCGCGCCGGTCGTCGCCGTCGAGTTCGAGGACGGCGACCAGCGACTCGTCCTCGCGCCCGAGGGCGTCGCCGTCGGCGACACGATTCAGGTCGGCGTCAGCGCGGAGATCAAACCCGGTAACACGCTCCCGCTCTCGGAGATCCCCGAGGGAGTTCCCGTCTGTAACGTCGAGCGCCAGCCCGGCGACGGCGGGAAGTTCGCTCGCGCCTCCGGGACGAGCGCACAGCTGATGACCCACGACCGCCACGTCGCGGTCGTGAAGCTCCCCTCCGGGGAGGTCAAGCGGCTGAACCCGCAGTGCCGCGCCACCGTCGGCGTCGTCGCCGGCGGCGGTCGGACGGAGAAGCCGTTCGTGAAGGCCGGCAAGAAGCACCACAAGATGAAAGCGCGCGGCATCAAGTGGCCGCGCGTCCGCGGTGTCGCGATGAACGCCGTCGACCACCCGTTCGGTGGCGGCGGCCGACAGCACCCCGGGCAGCCGAAGTCCGTCTCGCGGGACGCCCCGCCGGGACGGAAGGTCGGCGACATCGCCTCGAAGCGCACCGGTCGCGGTGGCAAAGGAGGCAAGGATAACTAA
- a CDS encoding 30S ribosomal protein S19, giving the protein MSSEYRTGREGEFTYRGHTLDELQELSLDEVAELLPARQRRTIERGLSVQQEKLLETAREAGVQETANDPIRTHLRDMPVLPEFVEKTFEVYTGQSFERVRVEPEMIGHYLGEFQLTRTSVEHGQAGIGATRSSKFVPLK; this is encoded by the coding sequence ATGAGTTCGGAATACCGCACCGGCCGCGAGGGTGAGTTCACCTACCGCGGTCACACGCTCGACGAGCTGCAGGAGCTGTCGCTCGACGAGGTCGCAGAACTGCTCCCCGCCCGACAGCGGCGAACCATCGAACGAGGACTCTCGGTCCAACAGGAGAAACTGCTGGAGACGGCCCGCGAGGCCGGCGTCCAGGAGACGGCCAACGATCCGATCCGGACCCACCTCAGGGATATGCCCGTCCTGCCCGAATTCGTCGAGAAGACGTTCGAGGTCTACACGGGGCAGTCCTTCGAGCGCGTCCGCGTCGAGCCCGAGATGATCGGGCACTACCTGGGCGAGTTCCAGCTGACACGCACGTCGGTCGAACACGGTCAGGCCGGCATCGGCGCGACCCGGTCCTCGAAGTTCGTGCCGCTCAAATAA
- a CDS encoding 50S ribosomal protein L22, translated as MGINYSVEADPETTAKGMLRDRPISLKHSKAISREIKGRTVADAEDYLQDVVDEKRSVPFKQHNTGVGHRSDIDGWDAGRYPEKASKAFLELLENVSSNADEQGFDAEEMTIKHVAAHKVGERQGRKPRAFGSADPWNTPVCDVELIVEEPEEVEA; from the coding sequence ATGGGTATCAACTACAGCGTCGAGGCCGACCCGGAGACCACCGCCAAGGGGATGCTCCGCGATCGGCCCATCAGCCTGAAGCACAGCAAGGCCATCTCGCGCGAAATCAAGGGCCGCACCGTCGCGGACGCGGAGGACTACCTCCAGGACGTCGTCGACGAGAAGCGCTCGGTCCCGTTCAAACAGCACAACACCGGCGTCGGACACCGCTCCGACATCGACGGCTGGGACGCGGGGCGCTACCCCGAGAAGGCCTCGAAGGCGTTCCTCGAACTCCTCGAGAACGTCTCGTCGAACGCCGACGAGCAGGGGTTCGACGCCGAAGAGATGACGATCAAACACGTCGCCGCCCACAAGGTCGGCGAACGACAGGGCCGGAAGCCCCGCGCGTTCGGCAGCGCCGATCCGTGGAACACGCCGGTCTGTGACGTCGAACTCATCGTCGAAGAACCCGAGGAGGTCGAAGCCTAA
- a CDS encoding 30S ribosomal protein S3 → MADEHQFIEDGLQRSQIDEFFADELGRAGYGGMDVAKTPMGTQIVLKAEKPGMVIGKGGKNIRKVTRELEERFNLDDPQIDVQEVDEPDLNARIVADRLANALERGWYFRKAGHTTIDRIMESGALGAEIVLSGKVTGARSRVEKFNRGYIKHNGEPAQEIVDEGQGVAVMKLGTIGVTVKIIPPGAELPDDFEIHEDVDVEPVEQVAESEGVESLLEEEPEEVPDVGEADEEVEVPDEAPEEVIDEDVVEEVIDETEEEPVETGDAEDEAVEEELDELDEEVEAEAEELLDEMEEADESDDADEEEEE, encoded by the coding sequence ATGGCCGACGAACACCAGTTCATCGAGGACGGACTGCAGCGCTCTCAGATCGACGAGTTCTTCGCCGACGAACTCGGTCGCGCCGGCTACGGCGGGATGGACGTCGCGAAGACGCCGATGGGCACCCAGATCGTCCTGAAGGCCGAAAAGCCCGGGATGGTCATCGGCAAGGGCGGGAAGAACATCCGGAAGGTCACCCGCGAACTCGAGGAGCGCTTCAACCTCGACGACCCCCAGATCGACGTGCAGGAGGTCGACGAACCCGACCTGAACGCGCGCATCGTCGCGGACCGACTGGCCAACGCTCTCGAACGCGGCTGGTACTTCCGCAAGGCGGGCCACACCACGATCGACCGCATTATGGAGTCCGGCGCGCTCGGCGCCGAGATCGTCCTGAGCGGGAAGGTCACGGGTGCGCGCTCGCGCGTCGAGAAGTTCAACCGCGGCTACATCAAGCACAACGGCGAACCCGCCCAGGAGATCGTCGACGAGGGCCAGGGCGTCGCCGTGATGAAACTCGGCACGATCGGCGTGACCGTGAAGATCATCCCGCCGGGCGCGGAGCTGCCCGACGACTTCGAGATTCACGAGGACGTCGACGTCGAGCCCGTCGAGCAGGTCGCCGAGAGCGAGGGCGTCGAATCGCTCCTCGAAGAGGAGCCCGAGGAGGTTCCCGACGTCGGCGAGGCCGACGAGGAGGTCGAAGTCCCCGACGAGGCCCCCGAAGAGGTCATCGACGAGGACGTCGTCGAGGAAGTCATCGACGAGACCGAGGAGGAGCCCGTCGAGACGGGCGACGCCGAGGACGAGGCCGTCGAGGAGGAACTCGACGAACTCGACGAGGAGGTCGAGGCGGAAGCCGAGGAGCTCCTCGACGAGATGGAAGAAGCCGACGAGTCGGACGACGCCGACGAAGAGGAGGAGGAGTAA
- the rpmC gene encoding 50S ribosomal protein L29, with product MAILYPEEIRDMTAAEREAELEELETELLNTKAVQAAGGAPENPGRVGELKRTIARIKTIQAEEGDLE from the coding sequence ATGGCGATCCTCTACCCCGAAGAGATCCGCGACATGACGGCCGCAGAGCGCGAGGCCGAGCTCGAAGAGCTCGAGACCGAACTGCTCAACACGAAGGCCGTGCAGGCCGCCGGCGGCGCCCCGGAGAACCCGGGTCGCGTCGGCGAACTCAAGCGGACTATCGCGCGGATCAAGACGATCCAGGCCGAAGAAGGCGACCTCGAATAG
- a CDS encoding ribonuclease P protein component 1, with product MALTPETLTRHELNGLRVAVVDAPNPDLVGIEGRVVVETMRTLHVDVSECEAVDVESDATADTDAVAVGSDADPTEARRARVKQVPKGGTTFEFALPTRDERPGRTDEAADAAKASGTASKLRSETAGGFDAGQSGRPAADTAAASRRSAGNCEDVAYVTVDGTRLLSRPALRTEKAGDTLWR from the coding sequence ATGGCACTGACACCCGAGACGCTGACGCGACACGAACTCAACGGCCTCCGCGTGGCCGTCGTCGACGCGCCCAACCCCGACCTCGTCGGGATCGAGGGGCGCGTCGTCGTCGAGACGATGCGGACGCTCCACGTGGACGTCAGCGAGTGCGAGGCGGTCGACGTCGAGAGCGACGCGACCGCCGACACCGACGCGGTCGCTGTCGGAAGCGACGCCGACCCGACCGAGGCGCGTCGCGCTCGGGTGAAACAGGTGCCGAAGGGAGGCACGACGTTCGAGTTCGCGCTCCCCACCCGGGATGAAAGGCCCGGACGCACAGATGAAGCCGCCGACGCCGCGAAGGCGTCGGGGACCGCGTCCAAACTTCGATCGGAAACTGCCGGCGGATTCGATGCCGGTCAGTCTGGTCGGCCCGCTGCGGACACCGCGGCGGCTTCTCGGCGTTCCGCCGGGAATTGCGAGGACGTGGCCTACGTTACGGTGGATGGCACACGACTGCTCTCACGACCCGCCTTGCGGACCGAGAAGGCAGGTGACACATTATGGCGATAG
- a CDS encoding 30S ribosomal protein S17, translating to MAIGLNVEEPEETCSDENCPFHGTLSVRGQTLEGTVASTDMEKTVIVEREYDVHVPKYDRYMKRRSRIPAHAPPCVDLEEGDTVRIAETRPLSKTKAHVVVETLGGEA from the coding sequence ATGGCGATAGGACTGAACGTAGAAGAACCGGAGGAGACCTGCTCCGACGAGAACTGTCCCTTCCACGGAACGCTTTCCGTACGCGGACAGACGCTCGAAGGAACGGTCGCCTCCACCGACATGGAGAAAACCGTCATCGTGGAGCGTGAATACGACGTTCACGTTCCCAAGTACGACCGCTATATGAAGCGGCGTAGTCGTATTCCGGCCCACGCACCACCGTGCGTGGACCTCGAGGAAGGCGACACGGTGCGTATCGCAGAGACCCGACCGCTGTCGAAGACCAAGGCGCACGTCGTGGTCGAGACCCTCGGAGGTGAGGCGTGA
- a CDS encoding 50S ribosomal protein L14: protein MEALKADVTKGLERGSLITCADNTGARQLKVISVKGSSGTKNRHPKAGIGDQITVSVTKGTPEMRRQVLQAVIVRQRKPIRRPDGTRVKFEDNAAVIIDEMDEPRGTEIKGPIAREVAERFGSIASTATMIV from the coding sequence ATGGAGGCCCTGAAAGCCGACGTCACGAAAGGCCTCGAACGGGGCTCGCTCATCACGTGTGCCGACAACACTGGCGCGCGCCAGTTGAAGGTCATCAGCGTGAAGGGTTCCTCAGGAACCAAGAACCGACACCCCAAGGCGGGCATCGGCGACCAGATCACCGTTTCGGTGACGAAAGGGACGCCGGAGATGCGCCGCCAGGTGCTGCAGGCCGTCATCGTCCGCCAGCGGAAGCCGATCCGCCGGCCGGACGGGACGCGCGTGAAATTCGAGGACAACGCCGCCGTCATCATCGACGAGATGGACGAGCCTCGCGGGACCGAAATCAAGGGTCCCATCGCGCGCGAAGTGGCCGAGCGCTTCGGGAGCATCGCCTCGACGGCGACGATGATCGTTTGA
- the rplX gene encoding 50S ribosomal protein L24 produces MTEQPRKQRTRTQNAPLHERQNQVRATLSDDLREEYGQRNVRVNAGDTVEVLRGDYAGTEAEVVEVDLRDTVVHVEDVTVEKADGEEVPRPLDASNLRVTELDLEDDRREARLRATEDEE; encoded by the coding sequence ATGACCGAACAACCACGCAAACAGCGAACACGGACGCAGAACGCGCCCCTGCACGAACGGCAGAACCAGGTCCGCGCGACGCTGTCCGACGACCTCCGCGAGGAGTACGGACAGCGGAACGTTCGCGTCAACGCGGGCGACACCGTCGAGGTGCTCCGCGGCGACTACGCCGGCACGGAAGCCGAAGTCGTCGAGGTGGACCTCCGCGACACGGTCGTGCACGTCGAAGACGTGACGGTCGAGAAGGCCGACGGCGAGGAAGTGCCTCGTCCGCTCGACGCCTCGAATCTCCGCGTGACCGAACTGGATCTGGAAGACGACCGCCGCGAGGCGCGACTGCGAGCGACGGAGGACGAAGAATGA
- a CDS encoding 30S ribosomal protein S4e yields MTRHQKRLSAPNAWPVERKTGTFTVKAGAGPHGEAGVPLLILLRDVLGYVDSKKEARYALNEGSVLVNGDAVSDEQRPVGMFDILAFTEREEYYRVFPEEGGRLALTPIDADAADGRLGKIVNKQDVSGGDTQLTLHDGSNLRVDDASEYATKDSLVVDNETKDIVAHFSYEEGALVTAVDGSHSGEIGEIDEIVVTAGSGNNTVVVDGDEGSFETIEEYVVVIDEQFVDDEDAAADTEADADEGSADGGDDE; encoded by the coding sequence ATGACCCGACACCAGAAGCGACTTTCGGCCCCGAACGCCTGGCCCGTCGAGCGGAAGACGGGCACGTTCACGGTCAAGGCCGGCGCGGGTCCGCACGGAGAGGCGGGGGTTCCCCTGCTCATCCTCCTGCGGGACGTGCTCGGCTACGTCGACTCGAAGAAGGAGGCGCGCTACGCCCTGAACGAGGGCTCGGTCCTCGTCAACGGCGACGCCGTCTCCGACGAGCAGCGCCCGGTGGGGATGTTCGACATCCTCGCGTTCACCGAGCGCGAAGAGTACTACCGCGTGTTCCCCGAGGAGGGCGGACGCCTGGCGCTGACGCCCATCGACGCCGACGCGGCAGACGGTCGACTCGGCAAGATCGTCAACAAGCAGGACGTCAGCGGCGGCGACACGCAACTGACGCTGCACGACGGCTCGAACCTCCGCGTCGACGACGCGAGCGAGTACGCCACGAAGGACTCGCTCGTCGTCGACAACGAGACGAAGGACATCGTCGCCCACTTCTCCTACGAGGAGGGCGCCCTGGTCACGGCCGTCGACGGCTCGCACTCGGGCGAGATCGGCGAGATCGACGAGATCGTCGTGACGGCCGGTAGCGGCAACAACACCGTCGTCGTCGACGGCGACGAGGGCTCCTTCGAGACGATCGAGGAGTACGTCGTCGTCATCGACGAGCAGTTCGTCGACGACGAGGACGCCGCCGCCGACACCGAAGCGGACGCCGACGAGGGGTCCGCCGACGGGGGTGACGACGAATGA
- a CDS encoding 50S ribosomal protein L5 — protein sequence MSDAEFHEMREPQIEKVVVHMGVGEGGRELANAEEILEEIAGQEAVRTQATRAATQFGSRVGDPVGAKVTLRGEAAEAFLEKSLPIADLKERQFDETGNFSFGVEEHTDFPSQEYDPQIGIYGLDVTVNLVRPGYRVKKRDKASQSIPNRHRLTPEDAIVFVEDAFDVDVEVTD from the coding sequence ATGAGCGACGCGGAGTTCCACGAGATGCGCGAACCGCAGATCGAGAAGGTCGTCGTCCACATGGGCGTCGGCGAGGGCGGTCGCGAACTCGCGAACGCCGAGGAGATCCTCGAAGAGATCGCCGGCCAGGAGGCCGTTCGGACGCAGGCGACCCGCGCGGCGACCCAGTTCGGGTCCCGCGTCGGCGACCCGGTCGGTGCGAAAGTAACCCTTCGCGGCGAGGCCGCGGAGGCGTTCCTGGAGAAGTCGCTGCCGATCGCCGACCTCAAAGAGCGGCAGTTCGACGAGACGGGGAACTTCAGCTTCGGTGTCGAAGAACACACCGACTTCCCCTCTCAGGAGTACGACCCGCAGATCGGGATCTACGGACTGGACGTGACGGTCAACCTCGTCCGTCCCGGCTACCGGGTGAAAAAGCGCGACAAGGCGTCGCAGTCGATCCCGAACCGACACCGACTGACGCCCGAGGACGCGATCGTCTTCGTCGAAGACGCCTTCGACGTCGACGTGGAGGTCACAGACTAA
- a CDS encoding 30S ribosomal protein S14, whose translation MSESETEQTGEHASRRTGQSHECRRCGRNQGLVGKYEIYLCRQCFREVAREMGFKKYR comes from the coding sequence ATGAGCGAATCAGAGACCGAACAGACGGGCGAACACGCGAGCCGGCGCACGGGCCAGAGCCACGAGTGCCGCCGCTGCGGTCGTAACCAGGGACTCGTCGGTAAGTACGAGATCTACCTGTGCCGACAGTGCTTCCGCGAGGTCGCCCGCGAGATGGGATTCAAGAAGTACCGATAA
- a CDS encoding 30S ribosomal protein S8, with protein sequence MAGNDPLANALAGVDNAESVGHLSHEIQPASNVIGSVLEVFYDRGYIDGFEFVDDGKAGRFEVELSGAINECGAVKPRYSAGADEFEKWEKRYLPARDYGTLIVTTSHGVMSHYEAREAGIGGQVIAYVY encoded by the coding sequence ATGGCAGGAAACGATCCACTCGCCAACGCGCTCGCCGGCGTCGACAACGCCGAGAGCGTCGGGCACCTGTCCCACGAGATACAGCCCGCCTCCAACGTCATCGGCTCCGTCCTCGAGGTCTTCTACGACCGCGGGTACATCGACGGCTTCGAGTTCGTCGACGACGGCAAGGCCGGACGCTTCGAGGTCGAACTGAGCGGCGCAATCAACGAATGTGGTGCCGTCAAGCCCCGCTACTCCGCGGGCGCAGACGAGTTCGAGAAGTGGGAGAAGCGATACCTCCCCGCCCGTGACTACGGGACGCTCATCGTCACGACGAGCCACGGCGTCATGAGCCACTACGAGGCCCGCGAAGCGGGAATCGGTGGCCAAGTAATCGCCTACGTGTACTGA
- a CDS encoding 50S ribosomal protein L6, translating to MTRVEIEIPDEVSAEVSNLDLTVEGPEGSVTRTLWYPSVSVSVEDDQVVIASEEADAKTNATVGTFESHVSNMIHGVSEGWTYEMEVYYAHFPMQVDVEDDEVVITNFLGEKSSRRTPIRGDTEVQIDGEVVTLTGPSKEDVGQTAADIEQLTRVTDKDTRVFQDGVYITQKPQTGGA from the coding sequence ATGACCAGAGTAGAAATCGAAATTCCGGACGAGGTCTCCGCCGAGGTGTCCAACCTCGATCTGACGGTCGAGGGACCAGAGGGCAGCGTCACCCGGACGCTGTGGTACCCCTCCGTCAGCGTGAGCGTTGAGGACGATCAGGTCGTCATCGCCTCCGAGGAGGCGGACGCCAAGACGAACGCCACCGTCGGGACCTTCGAGAGCCACGTGTCGAACATGATCCACGGGGTCTCCGAAGGCTGGACGTACGAGATGGAAGTCTACTACGCCCACTTCCCGATGCAGGTCGACGTCGAGGACGACGAAGTCGTCATCACGAACTTCCTCGGCGAGAAGTCCTCGCGACGGACGCCGATCCGCGGAGACACAGAGGTACAGATCGACGGCGAAGTGGTCACCCTGACGGGTCCCTCGAAAGAGGATGTCGGGCAGACCGCCGCCGACATCGAACAGCTCACTCGCGTGACGGACAAGGACACGCGCGTCTTCCAGGACGGCGTCTACATCACGCAGAAGCCGCAGACCGGAGGTGCCTGA
- a CDS encoding 50S ribosomal protein L32e — MADEDDIETLEDISGVGPSKADALREAGYESVDDVKAASQSELAEVDGVGNALAARIKADVGGLEVSEETEAEVEDETEEEEADEDVETELRPRGHADKTPELDDETARALGQKHREGKPAFRRQKYHAKKRVPESWRKPRGNLSKQRRGIKGKGDMVEAGFRSPKAARGLHPSGFEEVRVHNVDDLDGVDGDTQAVRIASKVGARKRERIEEVAEDREIRVLNPTYVEVEVEE; from the coding sequence ATGGCTGACGAAGACGACATCGAAACACTCGAAGACATCAGCGGCGTCGGTCCCTCGAAGGCGGACGCGCTCCGAGAGGCCGGCTACGAGTCGGTCGACGACGTCAAGGCGGCCAGCCAGTCGGAACTCGCCGAGGTCGACGGCGTCGGGAACGCGCTCGCGGCCCGTATCAAGGCCGACGTGGGCGGACTCGAGGTCTCCGAAGAGACCGAGGCCGAAGTCGAAGACGAGACCGAGGAAGAGGAGGCCGACGAGGACGTCGAGACCGAACTCCGTCCCCGCGGCCACGCCGACAAGACGCCCGAACTCGACGACGAGACCGCGCGCGCCCTCGGACAGAAGCACCGAGAGGGCAAGCCCGCGTTCCGTCGGCAGAAGTACCACGCGAAGAAGCGCGTGCCCGAATCCTGGCGGAAGCCCCGCGGCAACCTCTCGAAGCAGCGCCGCGGCATCAAAGGAAAGGGCGATATGGTCGAGGCGGGCTTCCGCTCGCCGAAGGCCGCACGCGGCCTGCACCCCTCGGGCTTCGAGGAGGTTCGCGTCCACAACGTCGACGATCTCGACGGCGTCGACGGGGACACCCAGGCCGTTCGCATCGCCTCGAAAGTCGGCGCGCGCAAGCGCGAACGAATCGAGGAAGTGGCTGAGGACCGCGAGATCCGCGTCCTCAACCCGACCTACGTCGAAGTGGAGGTCGAAGAATAA
- a CDS encoding 50S ribosomal protein L19e has product MTDLRAQKRMAADVLDVGKSRVWFDPDEQSEIAEAITREDIRDLVDQGTIRATDAKGNSKGRARERAEKRAYGHRKGPGSRKGKSGGRKNSKDEWVSRIRAQRRRLKELRDDGPLTATQYREVYNKASGGEFDDVARLEAYIRNNYDVEIE; this is encoded by the coding sequence ATGACGGATCTGAGAGCACAGAAGCGTATGGCGGCCGACGTCCTCGACGTCGGCAAAAGCCGCGTCTGGTTCGATCCAGACGAACAGTCCGAGATTGCGGAGGCCATCACCCGCGAGGACATCCGTGACCTGGTCGATCAGGGGACCATTCGCGCGACAGACGCGAAGGGCAACTCCAAGGGTCGCGCCCGCGAACGCGCCGAGAAGCGCGCGTACGGCCACCGCAAGGGCCCCGGTTCCCGCAAGGGGAAGTCCGGCGGTCGGAAGAACTCGAAAGACGAATGGGTCAGCCGAATCCGCGCACAGCGTCGTCGCCTGAAGGAACTGCGCGACGACGGCCCGCTCACCGCGACGCAGTACCGCGAAGTGTACAACAAGGCGTCGGGTGGCGAGTTCGACGACGTGGCACGGCTCGAAGCATACATTCGGAACAACTACGACGTGGAGATAGAATAA
- a CDS encoding 50S ribosomal protein L18, with translation MATGPRYKVPMRRRREVRTDYHQRLRLLKSGKPRLVARTSNKHVRAQLITPGPDGDETHAAASSEDLAEYGWEAPTGNLPSAYLTGFLAGTRAVEAGLEEAVLDIGLNTATPGNKVFAVQEGAIDAGLEIPHSESVLADWSRNRGEHIAEYAEQLDEPLYSGDFDATKLPEHFDEVLEQLQEDA, from the coding sequence ATGGCAACAGGACCACGGTACAAGGTGCCGATGCGGCGTCGCCGCGAGGTCCGGACGGACTACCACCAGAGGTTGCGCCTGCTGAAATCGGGCAAGCCCCGCCTCGTTGCTCGCACGAGCAACAAGCACGTCAGGGCGCAGCTGATCACCCCCGGACCCGACGGAGACGAAACGCACGCGGCCGCGTCCTCCGAGGACCTCGCCGAGTACGGCTGGGAGGCTCCCACTGGGAACCTGCCGAGCGCGTACCTGACGGGATTCCTCGCCGGAACGCGAGCCGTCGAGGCCGGTCTCGAAGAGGCCGTCCTCGACATCGGACTGAACACTGCGACGCCCGGTAACAAGGTGTTCGCGGTGCAGGAAGGAGCAATAGACGCTGGCCTCGAGATCCCGCACAGCGAGTCGGTTCTCGCGGACTGGTCGCGCAACCGCGGCGAGCACATCGCCGAGTACGCCGAGCAGCTCGACGAGCCCCTCTATTCGGGGGATTTCGACGCCACGAAACTCCCTGAGCACTTCGACGAAGTGCTCGAGCAACTACAGGAGGACGCATGA
- a CDS encoding 30S ribosomal protein S5 yields MSQRNDGWTPRTRLGRMVQDGDITTMEQALESGLPLKEPELVDQLLPGLDDEVLDINMVQRMTDSGRRVKFRCVVAIGNRDGFLGYAEGRDDQVGSAIQKAIDVAKLNIISVDRGSGSWEDSAGGLNSLTRKAEGKAGSVTVEVMPAPQGLGLAAAPTVRNILELAGVQDAWTRSNGNTRTTVNLAKATYNALRNASQSRTPRRAAAKQREQEVSE; encoded by the coding sequence ATGAGCCAACGCAACGATGGCTGGACGCCGCGCACGCGGCTCGGCCGAATGGTACAGGACGGCGACATCACGACGATGGAGCAGGCCCTCGAATCCGGGCTGCCGCTCAAAGAGCCGGAACTCGTCGATCAGCTCCTCCCGGGGCTGGACGACGAGGTGCTGGACATCAATATGGTCCAGCGGATGACCGACTCCGGCCGTCGGGTGAAGTTCCGCTGCGTCGTCGCGATCGGTAACCGCGACGGCTTCCTCGGCTACGCCGAGGGACGGGACGACCAGGTCGGATCGGCGATCCAAAAGGCGATCGACGTCGCGAAGCTCAACATCATCTCGGTGGACCGCGGCTCCGGTTCGTGGGAAGACTCCGCCGGCGGCCTCAACTCCCTCACGCGGAAGGCAGAGGGCAAGGCCGGGTCGGTGACCGTCGAAGTGATGCCCGCGCCGCAGGGCCTCGGCCTCGCGGCCGCGCCGACCGTCCGCAACATCCTCGAACTGGCGGGCGTCCAGGACGCCTGGACCCGCTCGAACGGGAACACGCGGACGACGGTGAACCTCGCGAAGGCGACGTACAACGCGCTGCGGAACGCGTCGCAGTCGCGGACGCCGCGCCGCGCCGCCGCCAAGCAGCGTGAGCAAGAGGTGAGCGAGTGA